One Deltaproteobacteria bacterium DNA window includes the following coding sequences:
- a CDS encoding YihA family ribosome biogenesis GTP-binding protein, whose translation MEAQLLAACGTLKALPTSDLPEIAIVGRSNCGKSSLINAITARRRLARTSSTPGRTRQLFFYRVTAPARPPFVLVDLPGYGYAKAPKSERDAWAPLIEGYIEERRQLRALLVLCDVRRDLGPDEAGLLTWAGARELERRVVLTKADKLSKAQRFGAAERAKAALGLAARPLLVSTEDDASIEALREAVYQFASAATP comes from the coding sequence ATGGAGGCGCAGCTCCTCGCCGCGTGCGGCACCTTGAAGGCTCTACCCACATCCGATCTGCCAGAGATCGCGATCGTGGGACGATCCAACTGCGGCAAGTCATCGCTGATCAACGCCATCACTGCACGCCGTCGGCTCGCGCGCACCTCGAGCACGCCCGGACGAACGCGGCAGCTCTTCTTCTATCGCGTCACCGCGCCGGCCAGGCCCCCCTTCGTCCTCGTCGACCTCCCGGGCTACGGCTACGCGAAGGCGCCCAAGTCCGAGCGCGACGCGTGGGCGCCGCTGATCGAAGGCTACATCGAGGAGCGCCGTCAGCTCCGCGCGCTCCTCGTGCTCTGCGACGTTCGGCGGGACCTGGGGCCGGACGAGGCCGGGCTGCTGACGTGGGCCGGCGCGAGGGAGCTCGAGCGGCGGGTCGTGCTGACCAAGGCAGACAAGCTCTCGAAGGCTCAGCGCTTCGGCGCGGCCGAGAGAGCCAAGGCCGCCCTCGGCCTCGCCGCTCGACCACTGCTCGTCTCGACGGAGGACGACGCCAGCATCGAGGCGCTCCGCGAGGCGGTCTACCAGTTCGCGAGCGCCGCTACCCCTTGA